In a genomic window of Brassica rapa cultivar Chiifu-401-42 chromosome A10, CAAS_Brap_v3.01, whole genome shotgun sequence:
- the LOC103846357 gene encoding ubiquitin receptor RAD23c: MKIFVKNLKGARFEIQVSPEDSVGDVKKNIETVMGVTAYPAAEQVLIHKGKVLKDETTLAANNVSEKSVIGVIKKKPASTGTSTAPASLTALVHAAHPSSTETETPVTPTEPAWDAASNGNYESISESNIQQILEMVRGAWSREAVAYALCLAYDDLNKALEYIYFGIPVKSEDHYTTEGTQEQTQEPAEADLEWSLDSLRHTPEFEHLRPLVQSDPSLLMDFLLMLKEQNPPFFQLIQDNKADFLRLLLEQPQEPNNGGDGGNQVGDSEETQVVQPPKELQADQTNEPNNGGGDGGNQVGESKETKVEVATPEDYELIERLEALGFERGDAAVAYFACNKNVQVAANHLLGYKHESRRE; encoded by the exons ATGAAGATATTTGTCAAAAATCTGAAGGGTGCTCGCTTCGAGATCCAAGTCAGTCCCGAGGATTCG GTTGGTGATGTGAAGAAGAACATAGAGACCGTGATGGGAGTTACTGCATATCCTGCTGCAGAACAAGTGCTTATTCACAAAGGGAAAGTGCTTAAAGATGAAACAACACTAGCAGCTAACAACGTTTCCGAGAAAAGCGTTATTGGCGTTATAAAG AAAAAACCTGCATCTACTGGAACGTCCACTGCACCTGCTAGCCTTACTGCTCTG GTTCATGCAGCGCATCCTTCTTCAACTGAAACTGAGACTCCTGTAACTCCTACTGAACCTGCTTGGGATGCTGCATCAAATGGGAACTATGAAAGTATTTCAGAGAGTAACATTCAGCAGATTCTTGAGATGGTCCGTGGAGCCTGGAGCCGTGAAGCGGTTGCCTATGCACTCTGTTTGGCATATGATGACCTTAATAAAGCTTTGGAATATATTTACTTT gGGATCCCGGTGAAGAGTGAAGATCATTACACAACGGAG GGCACACAGGAGCAAACTCAAGAACCTGCAGAAGCAGACCTAGAATGGTCACTTGATTCCTTGCGCCACACTCCAGAG TTTGAGCATCTACGACCTCTGGTGCAGTCAGACCCTAGTCTCCTAATG GATTTTTTACTGATGCTAAAGGAACAAAATCCGCCATTCTTTCAGTTGATTCAAGACAACAAAGCAGACTTCTTACGCTTATTATTGGAGCAGCCTCAGGAACCAAACAACGGAGGAGATGG TGGCAACCAAGTGGGAGATTCTGAAGAAACCCAAGTTGTGCAGCCTCCTAAGGAGCTCCAAGCAGACCAAACCAATGAACCAAACAACGGAGGAGGAGATGG TGGCAACCAAGTAGGAGAGTCTAAAGAAACCAAAGTTGAAGTCGCCACCCCTGAGGATTATGAATTAATCGAACGG CTGGAAGCATTGGGATTTGAAAGAGGTGATGCGGCGGTGGCGTACTTCGCTTGCAACAAGAACGTACAAGTGGCTGCTAACCATCTTCTCGGTTACAAGCACGAGTCTCGACGAGAATAA
- the LOC103846359 gene encoding probable carboxylesterase 17, which produces MNLISLHLTQLKPYQQYYTSKVKKELMAALSFTHNHQSSDNRRGGSHNHRHGPIVEEIEGLIKVFNDGCVERPPIVPTVSATVHPSAKVTAFDIKLSNDTWARVYIPDAAAFSPSVTLPLLVYFHGGGFCVGSAAWSCYHDFLTDLAVKARCVIVSVNYRLAPEHRLPAAYDDGINVVSWLMKQGSNGGYSWVNKCDLSNVFLAGDSAGANVAYQVALKITNTSNLKGVILIHPFFGGEARTFSEKQQHSKSSALTLSASDTYWRLALPRGVSRDHPWCNPPISSSARLPTTMVFMAEFDILKDRNMEMCKMMRSHGKRVEGIIHGGVGHAFHILDKSSVSRDRIHDMMCRLRNFIHP; this is translated from the coding sequence ATGAATCTCATCTCATTGCATCTCACGCAACTAAAACCCTACCAGCAATACTACACTTCCaaagtaaaaaaagaactaaTGGCAGCTCTCTCCTTCACTCACAACCACCAATCATCCGACAACCGCCGTGGTGGATCTCACAACCACCGTCACGGTCCCATCGTTGAAGAAATCGAAGGACTCATCAAAGTTTTCAACGACGGTTGCGTCGAGAGACCTCCCATAGTCCCCACCGTCTCAGCCACCGTTCATCCATCTGCCAAGGTTACAGCCTTTGACATCAAACTATCCAACGACACGTGGGCACGTGTCTACATCCCCGACGCCGCAGCCTTCTCGCCCTCCGTTACTCTCCCTCTCCTTGTTTACTTCCACGGAGGCGGCTTCTGCGTTGGCTCCGCCGCTTGGAGCTGCTACCACGACTTCTTGACCGACCTCGCCGTTAAAGCCCGTTGCGTCATCGTTTCGGTAAACTACCGTTTGGCCCCTGAACACCGTCTCCCGGCGGCGTACGACGACGGAATTAACGTTGTCTCGTGGTTGATGAAGCAAGGATCTAACGGAGGATATTCTTGGGTGAATAAGTGTGATCTCTCGAACGTTTTCTTGGCCGGAGATAGCGCCGGAGCCAACGTAGCTTATCAAGTCGCCCTCAAAATCACAAACACTTCAAACCTCAAAGGCGTTATACTAATCCACCCTTTCTTCGGCGGCGAAGCAAGAACGTTCTCGGAGAAACAACAACACTCCAAGTCATCAGCGTTGACTCTCTCAGCTTCGGACACGTACTGGCGTCTCGCTCTGCCGCGAGGCGTCAGTAGAGACCATCCTTGGTGCAACCCTCCGATAAGTTCATCGGCGAGGTTACCGACGACGATGGTGTTTATGGCTGAGTTTGATATACTAAAAGATAGGAACATGGAGATGTGTAAAATGATGAGAAGCCATGGAAAGAGAGTTGAAGGTATCATTCATGGAGGAGTTGGTCACGCTTTTCATATTCTCGACAAATCTTCGGTGTCACGTGATCGAATCCACGACATGATGTGTCGTCTCCGCAACTTCATTCATCCATAA